From the Brassica napus cultivar Da-Ae chromosome A8, Da-Ae, whole genome shotgun sequence genome, one window contains:
- the LOC106418975 gene encoding transmembrane protein 120 homolog isoform X2, with amino-acid sequence MEVEEEVRRIVEQVKELNDSATSFVSSSSHEELSLRKRSSLVDASITRLHSTLLSDKHHDPKLLDKLEEDLQRARCMLADGDTCSFLPSKPQGRFVRMFLGPLNVRASRKDIQLKVKEEYNSYRLYQAWLLFLYAGLAMRENILRANGSDIRSWWLYHHYCAMAMALVSLTWEIKGQPNCVQKQKGVRLFLQWAMMQGVAMLLQNRYQRQRLYTRIALGKAKRMDVVWGETAGVDGQLLLLCPILFTLQGFEAYVGLQLLRTALTGVVGEWQVLICGILLVVMAIGNFINTVETLMVKSRFKAKMKRSKSRAELD; translated from the exons ATGGAGGTTGAAGAAGAAGTGAGACGGATCGTGGAGCAGGTTAAGGAGCTTAACGACTCTGCGACCTCCttcgtctcttcttcttcccacGAAGAGCTCTCCCTCCGCAAGAGATCCTCCCTCGTTGACGCTTCAATCACCCGCCTACACTCCACCCTTCTCTCCGACAAACATCATGATCCCAAGCTTCTCGACAAG CTAGAGGAGGATCTGCAACGGGCAAGATGCATGCTTGCAGATGGAGACACTTGCTCTTTTCTCCCCTCCAAACCTCAAG GACGCTTTGTGAGGATGTTCTTAGGGCCACTCAATGTTCGAGCCTCAAGGAAAGATATACAGCTTAAAGTCAAAGAAGAATACAACAGCTACAGA CTCTACCAGGCTTGGCTTCTGTTCCTTTATGCTGGTTTGGCTATGCGAGAGAACATTTTGAGAGCCAATGGGAGCGATATCCGTTCTTG GTGGCTTTATCATCATTACTGTGCCATGGCTATGGCCCTTGTCAGTCTCACATGGGAGATCAAAGGTCAACCAAATTGCGTTCAGAAGCAG AAAGGAGTCCGTCTTTTCCTCCAGTGGGCTATGATGCAAGGTGTTGCGATGCTTCTGCAAAACAGATATCAGCGCCAAAGATTATACACTCGCATTGCACTAGGAAAG GCTAAGAGGATGGACGTTGTTTGGGGAGAAACGGCTGGAGTAGACGGGCAATTATTGCTGTTGTGTCCTATTTTGTTCACTCTACAG GGCTTTGAAGCATATGTTGGACTGCAGTTGCTCAGGACAGCACTAACTGGGGTAGTCGGCGAATGGCAG GTATTGATTTGTGGCATACTTCTGGTTGTGATGGCAATTGGAAACTTCATAAACACGGTAGAAACGTTGATGGTGAAGTCAAGGTTCAAGGCTAAGATGAAGCGAAGTAAAAGCAGAGCTGAGCTCGATTAA
- the LOC106418975 gene encoding transmembrane protein 120 homolog isoform X1 yields MEVEEEVRRIVEQVKELNDSATSFVSSSSHEELSLRKRSSLVDASITRLHSTLLSDKHHDPKLLDKLEEDLQRARCMLADGDTCSFLPSKPQGRFVRMFLGPLNVRASRKDIQLKVKEEYNSYRDRTALLFLVFPAILLTLRSYVWEGCLPAFPVQLYQAWLLFLYAGLAMRENILRANGSDIRSWWLYHHYCAMAMALVSLTWEIKGQPNCVQKQKGVRLFLQWAMMQGVAMLLQNRYQRQRLYTRIALGKAKRMDVVWGETAGVDGQLLLLCPILFTLQGFEAYVGLQLLRTALTGVVGEWQVLICGILLVVMAIGNFINTVETLMVKSRFKAKMKRSKSRAELD; encoded by the exons ATGGAGGTTGAAGAAGAAGTGAGACGGATCGTGGAGCAGGTTAAGGAGCTTAACGACTCTGCGACCTCCttcgtctcttcttcttcccacGAAGAGCTCTCCCTCCGCAAGAGATCCTCCCTCGTTGACGCTTCAATCACCCGCCTACACTCCACCCTTCTCTCCGACAAACATCATGATCCCAAGCTTCTCGACAAG CTAGAGGAGGATCTGCAACGGGCAAGATGCATGCTTGCAGATGGAGACACTTGCTCTTTTCTCCCCTCCAAACCTCAAG GACGCTTTGTGAGGATGTTCTTAGGGCCACTCAATGTTCGAGCCTCAAGGAAAGATATACAGCTTAAAGTCAAAGAAGAATACAACAGCTACAGA GATAGAACAGCTCTTCTTTTCCTTGTTTTCCCTGCAATACTTTTGACCCTAAGATCTTATGTCTGGGAGGGATGTCTGCCTGCTTTCCCTGTTCAGCTCTACCAGGCTTGGCTTCTGTTCCTTTATGCTGGTTTGGCTATGCGAGAGAACATTTTGAGAGCCAATGGGAGCGATATCCGTTCTTG GTGGCTTTATCATCATTACTGTGCCATGGCTATGGCCCTTGTCAGTCTCACATGGGAGATCAAAGGTCAACCAAATTGCGTTCAGAAGCAG AAAGGAGTCCGTCTTTTCCTCCAGTGGGCTATGATGCAAGGTGTTGCGATGCTTCTGCAAAACAGATATCAGCGCCAAAGATTATACACTCGCATTGCACTAGGAAAG GCTAAGAGGATGGACGTTGTTTGGGGAGAAACGGCTGGAGTAGACGGGCAATTATTGCTGTTGTGTCCTATTTTGTTCACTCTACAG GGCTTTGAAGCATATGTTGGACTGCAGTTGCTCAGGACAGCACTAACTGGGGTAGTCGGCGAATGGCAG GTATTGATTTGTGGCATACTTCTGGTTGTGATGGCAATTGGAAACTTCATAAACACGGTAGAAACGTTGATGGTGAAGTCAAGGTTCAAGGCTAAGATGAAGCGAAGTAAAAGCAGAGCTGAGCTCGATTAA
- the LOC106418975 gene encoding transmembrane protein 120 homolog isoform X3, whose amino-acid sequence MEVEEEVRRIVEQVKELNDSATSFVSSSSHEELSLRKRSSLVDASITRLHSTLLSDKHHDPKLLDKLEEDLQRARCMLADGDTCSFLPSKPQGRFVRMFLGPLNVRASRKDIQLKVKEEYNSYRDRTALLFLVFPAILLTLRSYVWEGCLPAFPVQLYQAWLLFLYAGLAMRENILRANGSDIRSWWLYHHYCAMAMALVSLTWEIKGQPNCVQKQKGVRLFLQWAMMQGVAMLLQNRYQRQRLYTRIALGKAKRMDVVWGETAGVDGQLLLLCPILFTLQLRALKHMLDCSCSGQH is encoded by the exons ATGGAGGTTGAAGAAGAAGTGAGACGGATCGTGGAGCAGGTTAAGGAGCTTAACGACTCTGCGACCTCCttcgtctcttcttcttcccacGAAGAGCTCTCCCTCCGCAAGAGATCCTCCCTCGTTGACGCTTCAATCACCCGCCTACACTCCACCCTTCTCTCCGACAAACATCATGATCCCAAGCTTCTCGACAAG CTAGAGGAGGATCTGCAACGGGCAAGATGCATGCTTGCAGATGGAGACACTTGCTCTTTTCTCCCCTCCAAACCTCAAG GACGCTTTGTGAGGATGTTCTTAGGGCCACTCAATGTTCGAGCCTCAAGGAAAGATATACAGCTTAAAGTCAAAGAAGAATACAACAGCTACAGA GATAGAACAGCTCTTCTTTTCCTTGTTTTCCCTGCAATACTTTTGACCCTAAGATCTTATGTCTGGGAGGGATGTCTGCCTGCTTTCCCTGTTCAGCTCTACCAGGCTTGGCTTCTGTTCCTTTATGCTGGTTTGGCTATGCGAGAGAACATTTTGAGAGCCAATGGGAGCGATATCCGTTCTTG GTGGCTTTATCATCATTACTGTGCCATGGCTATGGCCCTTGTCAGTCTCACATGGGAGATCAAAGGTCAACCAAATTGCGTTCAGAAGCAG AAAGGAGTCCGTCTTTTCCTCCAGTGGGCTATGATGCAAGGTGTTGCGATGCTTCTGCAAAACAGATATCAGCGCCAAAGATTATACACTCGCATTGCACTAGGAAAG GCTAAGAGGATGGACGTTGTTTGGGGAGAAACGGCTGGAGTAGACGGGCAATTATTGCTGTTGTGTCCTATTTTGTTCACTCTACAG CTTAGGGCTTTGAAGCATATGTTGGACTGCAGTTGCTCAGGACAGCACTAA